Proteins from one Salvelinus alpinus chromosome 34, SLU_Salpinus.1, whole genome shotgun sequence genomic window:
- the znf106a gene encoding zinc finger protein 106, with amino-acid sequence MGRERKCILCQIVYSSKQEMDEHMKSMLHHRELENLKGRDCGHECRVCRVTMVSLTDYANHISSRVHKQRVETAEREGAGNDQEEEYFDKDLVKLIETRKEVIRREEEAAAKRAKEEEVQRREEEESRKRQQQIQKWSDARQYFCQKGALWDWRYLNKTPPTPPPPPRKCQGSAWQGQGGWDCSSNPAGGRDPWETHEDIRFNWHDRKQGRSATWHAQESPNVYKWSAGQRGSGSLHSREGTNKRWQQEEYLHPPAQQQRGGRGPWQQNSRGGGTTSLYGGSSRGGNGLPGVLAEPVMTEGLSSVESLHRMDFSSDQLDPVGSFDQLHRDAHFKAQDDGRKGGHQNQERPAGGAEHDRKSGTGPKAFGSNPKLDKACRWSPYPSHKETHPHPHPHPHPHPSEKHPKGPPPPPTFQTPQIPSAQGRDVDLRPRRDITLDLQHSSGQQPTQSRRDLRAGQQRAAQHQRSPDHSVEGREPRKHRDISTRMSSSDTSNCLSSSKSNSLRTDGQTTSSSSGSTSTRRRPAKPSECLEKGLSSSSTTSPKTHLSRASSPTLNLTQCPKTHLSRASSPTLILTQGPKTHLSRASSPTLNLTQGPKTHLGRASSPTLTQGPKTHLGRASRPTLNLTQGPKTHLSRASSPTLNLTQGPKTHLSRASSPTLNLTPSPKTHLSRASSPTLNLTPSPMTHLSRASSPSPSTTPRTQLSRASSQDSDQPRLSRHRSQDLGRRQGSKSPQQDQEQLLTEMLRRAKETLLDKRCTVELSAVHHRTEGQKTESNDHRMEKKEKKMALHIEEQQQQQQVESSEGVKVGDDNRQKRGKTSRQTRQERASSRANPAEDRASSRANPAEDRASCRANPAEDRASCRANPAEDRASSRANPAEDRASSRANPAEDRASSRANPAEDRASSRANPAEDRASSRANPAEDRASSRANPAEDRAAANESLETTMEFVTSPSDNHLSVQSVQVSTSTMESPGGAVLSLSPREEEEEAVGEREEARGMVAGAGEEAMDVADAGLWSDSDPLRTIDPNLDLHTTSDPSSGSTQTKPTLPLALKRDLTRHIGSKTKSGSHEPNLNIARRIRNVSGTRRGEAEKDSGLKPTLRQLISSSGSRRCVNWDQVYQEVHRKKQQQGKGMPRFGIEMVSCDQEEEDIPPTEGFQWETLFAVGASGTALAPVTPRKRSLSESSVAPDRSTTNLSSLFGGQTPGQAMPGTANLSSLFGGQTPGQAMPGTANLSSLFGGQTPGQAMPGTANLSSLFGGQTPGQAMPGTANLSSLFGGQTPGQAMPGTANLSSLFGGQTPGQAMPGERAHRDGAGREVRDPQQPKVEGTQCEEDRAQREVQGSLPEGPPGVQPPGVQPRPDSVMGDSSSGTELTDTQGARMKRRAAGDIPCPEIPHSERKTKRLKVKSKKERLQVDHLLAVSLREEDLSRSLQGVDNSLIQARAALQAAYMDVQRLLVVKQQVSMEMSTLRRKRIELLQGIQGGVDSHSLPRVKSCEEEMPLEMSPYLLSPLTEAPVPSPNQVPLYLPPCSTPPSLSPSHQTQPQPVTQSVVIKQEPLSPGRLTTEAEVAESAVTVHQRVHHGPHSTTPEPTPIPTAPHTDCALSCQPVRGRKSEHHRASRELSQEDSSVPVGACVEWKDPSAGSPGLVQSGERGVQVTTEDRGNFKPHPAPLSGPSSRKSSRAGVQDLETSSVLPPSLAPSIAPPQAEVKTIKRVRKLKKKRVLRKAKGEEQQLDNSDTELEAETTFSRPVRLLGTRRKPSGGFRPQVTTSSSTSTSSLPGTSEDRGELPGPATRPEARQEDSDSSLEMVVLPQAAPAEVVTIDTSGPEDGDMDICGVACPRPQPTVSPPAPDTLKTEPQKLACNEVTSTSEMDGSSVVKSEVQLPPTSVKLSKTSSDLSLDGSSEPGGDDLPSEGMFEGHQETVNAMQVHMGLLYTCSGDRTVRAFSLVSRECVAVFEGHSTKINCLLVSSGPGLQHRLYSGSSDQTIRCYNLRSRECVDQFSLPDRVLCLHNRWKVLYAGLANGSVVTFSLKTNKQLDVFECHGPRAVSCLATAQEGARRILLVGSYDSTISIRDAKSGLLLRTLKGHTKTVLCMKVVNDLVFSGSSDQSVHAHNIHTGELVRIYKGHSHAVTVVDVLGKVMVTACLDKLVRVYELQSHDRLQVYGGHTDMVMCMTVHKSMIYTGCYDGSVQAVKLNLIQNYHCRWHGCSLIFGVLEHVQQHLLQDHASPNTQNLKCRWKNCDEYFAARNGSKQGAPKHMLQHVEEEWCKPAQP; translated from the exons ATGGGGAGGGAAAGGAAGTGCATTCTCTGTCAGATCGTATACAGCTCCAAACAG GAGATGGATGAGCATATGAAGAGTATGCTGCATCATCGTGAACTGGAGAACCTTAAGGGCCG GGACTGTGGCCATGAGTGCCGGGTGTGCCGGGTGACCATGGTGAGCCTAACGGACTACGCCAACCACATATCCAGCAGGGTGCACAAACAGCGTGTGGAAACGGCGGAACGGGAGGGTGCCGGGAACGACCAGGAAGAGGAGTACTTCGACAAGGATCTGGTCAAACTGATCGAGACCCGGAAGGAAGTGATCAG gagagaggaggaggctgcAGCAAAGCGTGCCAAAGAGGAAGAggtgcagaggagagaggaagaggagagtaggAAACGGCAGCAACAGATCCAGAAGTGGAGTGACGCACGGCAGTACTTCTGCCAGAAGGGGGCGTTGTGGGACTGGAGATACCTCAACAAAACCcctccaacaccaccaccaccacctcgaAAATGCCAAGGGTCTGCCTGGCAGGGGCAGGGGGGCTGGGACTGCAGCTCGAACCCCGCTGGGGGTCGAGATccctgggagacccatgaggacaTCAGGTTTAACTGGCACGACAGGAAACAGGGCCGCAGTGCCACCTGGCACGCCCAGGAATCACCCAACGTCTACAAGTGGAGCGCTGGACAGAGAGGCAGTGGCAGCCTGCACAGCAGGGAGGGAACCAATAAGAGATGGCAGCAGGAGGAGTATCTCCATCCTCCGGCACAGcagcagagaggagggaggggaccCTGGCAGCAGAACAGCAGAGGAGGAGGGACTACCAGTCTATACGGCGGCAGCAGCAGAGGGGGTAACGGACTTCCTGGTGTGCTCGCTGAGCCTGTCATGACGGAAGGGCTGAGCAGCGTAGAGTCTCTTCACAGGATGGACTTCTCCAGCGACCAGCTGGATCCAGTCGGGTCCTTCGACCAGCTACACCGAGACGCTCACTTTAAAGCGCAGGATGACGGCAGGAAGGGTGGACACCAGAACCAGGAACGGCCAGCCGGTGGAGCAGAACATGATCGTAAAAGCGGCACGGGGCCCAAGGCGTTCGGTAGTAATCCTAAACTAGACAAGGCCTGTCGCTGGTCCCCTTATCCGTCCCATAAGGAGACTCACCCCCACCCTCATCCTCACCCCCACCCTCACCCCTCAGAGAAGCACCCAAAgggtcctcctcctcccccaaccTTCCAGACCCCCCAGATCCCTTCGGCCCAGGGCAGAGATGTTGACCTGAGGCCCAGACGTGACATAACGCTGGACCTTCAACACTCCTCGGGTCAGCAGCCGACTCAGTCCAGACGGGACCTGCGAGCAGGACAGCAGAGAGCAGCACAGCATCAGAGGTCTCCTGATCACAGTGTCGAAGGGAGGGAACCCAGGAAGCATAGAGACATCTCTACAAGGATGAGTAGTAGTGATACCAGCAATTGTCTGAGCTCCTCTAAGAGCAACAGTCTGAGGACAGACGGACAaaccacctcctcttcctctgggtCTACCTCCACCAGACGGAGGCCAGCTAAGCCATCAGAGTGCCTTGAGAAAGGCCTGTCCTCCTCTTCTACTACCAGCCCCAAGACCCACCTCAGTAGGGCCTCCAGCCCCACCCTCAACCTAACCCAATGCCCCAAGACCCACCTCAGTAGGGCCTCCAGCCCCACCCTCATCCTAACCCAAGGCCCCAAGACCCACCTCAGTAGGGCCTCCAGCCCCACCCTCAACCTAACCCAAGGCCCCAAGACCCACCTGGGTAGGGCCTCCAGCCCCACCCTAACCCAAGGCCCCAAGACCCACCTCGGTAGGGCCTCCAGGCCCACCCTCAACCTAACCCAAGGCCCCAAGACCCACCTCAGTAGGGCCTCCAGCCCCACCCTCAACCTAACCCAAGGCCCCAAGACCCACCTCAGTAGGGCCTCCAGCCCCACCCTCAACCTAACCCCCAGCCCCAAGACCCACCTCAGTAGGGCCTCCAGCCCCACCCTCAACCTAACCCCCAGCCCCATGACCCACCTCAGTAGGGCCTCCAGCCCTAGCCCCTCTACCACCCCCAGGACCCAGCTGAGCCGAGCCTCCAGCCAGGACTCGGACCAGCCCAGGTTGTCCAGACACAGAAGCCAGGATTTGGGGAGGAGGCAGGGATCAAAGTCCCCCCAGCAGGACCAGGAGCAGCTGCTGACCGAGATGCTGAGGAGAGCCAAGGAGACACTGCTAGACAAGAGGTGCACCGTGGAGCTGTCTGCTGTTCACcacaggacagagggacagaagaCGGAGTCAAACGACCATAGGATGGAGAAAAAGGAGAAGAAGATGGCGCTACACATCGaggaacaacagcagcagcagcaggtggAGAGCTCTGAAGGCGTTAAGGTTGGAGACGACAACAGACAGAAGAGAGGGAAGACgtctagacagaccagacaggaacGAGCTAGCAGCAGAGCTAACCCAGCTGAGGACAGAGCTAGCAGCAGAGCTAACCCAGCTGAGGACAGAGCTAGCTGCAGAGCTAACCCAGCTGAGGACAGAGCTAGCTGCAGAGCTAACCCAGCTGAGGACAGAGCTAGCAGCAGAGCTAACCCAGCTGAGGACAGAGCTAGCAGCAGAGCTAACCCAGCTGAGGACAGAGCTAGCAGCAGAGCTAACCCAGCTGAGGACAGAGCTAGCAGCAGAGCTAACCCAGCTGAGGACAGAGCTAGCAGCAGAGCTAACCCAGCTGAGGACAGAGCTAGCAGCAGAGCTAACCCAGCTGAGGACAGAGCTGCTGCTAATGAGTCTTTGGAGACCACGATGGAGTTTGTGACGTCTCCCTCAGACAACCACCTGTCTGTTCAGTCTGTCCAGGTCAGCACTTCCACCATGGAGTCCCCAGGGGgggctgtgctctctctctcccccagggaggaggaggaggaggcggtgggggagagggaggaggcgaGGGGCATGGTGGCTGGTGCTGGAGAGGAGGCCATGGACGTAGCAGACGCAGGGCTATGGTCAGACAGTGACCCCTTGAGAACCATCGACCCTAATCTTGACCTCCACACGACCTCTGACCCCTCCTCAGGCTCCACCCAGACCAAACCCACCCTACCCTTAGCCCTAAAGAGGGACCTCACCCGACACATCGGCTCCAAGACCAAGAGCGGCAGCCACGAGCCCAATCTGAACATCGCCCGGAGGATAAGGAATGTGAGCGGGACGAGGAGAGGGGAGGCGGAGAAGGATTCGGGGCTGAAGCCAACGCTAAGACAGCTCATCAGCTCCTCGGGGTCACGTCGCTGTGTCAACTGGGACCAGGTGTACCAGGAAGTCCACAGGAAGAAGCAGCAGCAGGGGAAAGGCATGCCCAG GTTCGGTATAGAGATGGTGTCCTGTGACCAGGAAGAGGAAGACATTCCTCCGACCGAGGGGTTTCAGTGGGAGACCCTCTTCGCCGTCGGAGCCTCTGGGACAGCCCTCGCCCCCGTGACTCCTCGCAAACGCAGCCTCTCGGAGAGTAGCGTGGCTCCGGACCGCTCGACCaccaacctctcctctctcttcggGGGTCAGACCCCTGGCCAGGCGATGCCAGGAACCgccaacctctcctctctcttcggGGGTCAGACCCCTGGTCAGGCGATGCCAGGAACCgccaacctctcctctctcttcggGGGTCAGACCCCTGGCCAGGCGATGCCAGGAACCgccaacctctcctctctcttcggGGGTCAGACCCCTGGTCAGGCGATGCCAGGAACCgccaacctctcctctctcttcggGGGTCAGACCCCTGGTCAGGCGATGCCAGGAACCgccaacctctcctctctcttcggGGGTCAGACCCCTGGTCAGGCGATGCCAGGAGAGAGGGCACACAGAGATGGGGCTGGAAGGGAAGTGAGAGACCCCCAGCAGCCTAAGGTGGAGGGGACACAGTGCGAGGAGGACAGAGCACAGAGAGAAGTCCAGGGGTCACTACCGGAGGGGCCACCAGGGGTCCAGCCACCAGGGGTCCAGCCGAGACCTGACTCCGTGATGGGGGACAGCAGCTCGGGGACGGAGCTGACCGACACGCAGGGAGCCAGGATGAAACGACGTGCAGCCGGGGACATTCCATGCCCTGAAATCCCTCATTCAGAGAGGAAGACTAAAAGACTGAAGGTCAAGTCCAAGAAAG AGCGCCTGCAGGTGGACCATCTCCTTGCTGTGTCTctgagagaggaggatctgaGCCGGTCTCTACAAGGGGTCGACAACAGCCTGATCCAGGCCAGGGCTGCTCTACAGGCTGCCTACATGGATGTCCAGCGCCTCCTAGTGGTCAAACAGCAG GTTTCCATGGAGATGAGTACTCTCAGAAGGAAGCGTATTGAGTTGCTCCAGGGGATACAAG gtggTGTTGACAGCCATTCCCTGCCCAGAGTGAAGAGCTGTGAAGAGGAGATGCCTTTAGAGATGTCCCCCTACCTGCTGTCGCCTCTAACAGAAGCCCCTGTCCCCAGTCCTAACCAGgttcccctctacctccccccctGCTCCAcgcccccctccctgtccccgaGCCACCAGACCCAGCCCCAGCCTGTCACACAGTCAGTAGTTATCAAGCAGGAGCCCCTGTCCCCTGGTAGGTTGACCACTGAGGCGGAGGTTGCGGAGAGCGCAGTCACAGTCCACCAGCGAGTTCACCACGGTCCTCACAGCACCACGCCAGAGCCCACGCCCATCCCTACAGCCCCTCACACAG ATTGTGCCCTCAGCTGCCAACCGGTCAGAGGGAGGAAGTCTGAGCATCACAGAGCCAGCAGAGAGCTCTCTCAAGAGGACAGCAGCGTACCCGTAGGAGCGTGTGTAGAATGGAAGGACCCCTCAGCAGGTTCACCAGGCCTCGTCCAGTCAGGAGAGAGGGGTGTCCAGGTTACCACAGAAGACAGGGGTAACTTCAAGCCCCACCCAGCCCCACTGTCAGGCCCATCCAGCCGCAAGAGCTCCAGAGCCGGGGTTCAGGACCTAGAAACATCCTCcgtcctccctccgtccctcgcTCCGTCCATCGCTCCGCCTCAGGCGGAGGTGAAGACCATAAAGCGCGTGAGGAAGTTGAAGAAGAAGAGGGTGCTGAGGAAGGCCAAGGGGGAGGAGCAACAGCTTGACAACAGCGACACAGAACTGGAGGCGGAGACGACCTTCTCCCGACCCGTCAGACTCCTCGGCACCCGCAGGAAACCCAGCGGGGGATTCCGGCCCCAGGTCACCACttcctcctccacatccacctccAGCCTGCCCGGAACATCAGAGGACAGGGGAGAGCTTCCAGGACCAGCCACTAGACCTGAGGCGAGGCAGGAGGACTCTGATTCCTCTCTGGAGATGGTCGTTCTCCCCCAGGCAGCTCCAGCTGAGGTGGTCACCATTGACACCTCAGGTCCAGAGGATGGAGACATGGATATCTGCGGCGTTGCCTGTCCACGGCCACAGCCCACTGTCTCACCCCCAGCCCCAGACACACTGAAGACAGAGCCCCAGAAGCTGGCCTGCAACGAGGTGACTTCCACCAGCGAGATGGATGGTAGCTCTGTAGTCAAGAG TGAAGTCCAGCTGCCCCCAACATCTGTCAAGCTCTCCAAGACTTCCTCAG ATCTGTCTCTAGACGGGTCGTCGGAGCCCGGGGGGGATGATCTGCCATCTGAGGGGATGTTTGAGGGTCACCAGGAGACTGTTAATGCCATGCAGGTCCACATGGGTCTCCTCTATACCTGTTCTGGAGATCGCACTGTTAGAGCCTTCAGCCTGGTG AGCCGTGAGTGTGTGGCTGTGTTTGAGGGCCACAGCACCAAGATCAACTGTTTGCTGGTTTCTTCTGGACCAGGTCTACAACATCGCCTTTACTCTGGCTCCAGTGACCAGACTATACGCTGCTACAACCTCAGG TCCAGGGAGTGTGTGGATCAGTTCTCTCTCCCGGACCGGGTTCTTTGCCTCCACAACCGCTGGAAAGTTCTGTACGCTGGCCTAGCTAACGGCTCCGTGGTCACCTTCAGCCTCAAG ACCAATAAGCAGCTGGATGTGTTCGAGTGTCACGGGCCGCGGGCGGTGAGTTGCCTAGCGACAGCCCAGGAAGGAGCTCGCCGCATCCTATTGGTCGGGTCCTACGACAGCACCATTAGTATCCGCGATGCCAAGAGTGGCCTGTTGCTACGGACTCTAAAGGGACACACCAAGACAGTACTGTGTATGAAGGTAGTCAATGACCTGGTCTTCAGTGGCTCCAGTGACCAGTCGGTCCATGCACACAATATACAC